CTAGGTGTAAATAGGTGAATAGGAGAGCTTCCTTGTTTAAAAAGCCGTATTCTGCCTTAAGCGGCTCTTTTACCTTGACAACTAGCGGTTTATCCCAAACTTGGGCCGCTTTTTCCACAATTTTGGCCCCAGCTTTTTGGTAATCCTCATCGCTGAATCCAGCACCCAATCCGGCGGCCGTTTCCACAAATACCCTGTGACCGCGATCATTGAGTACACGCACACTACTAGGACTTAAACCGACGCGAAACTCTTGATCTTTAATCTCTTTGGGAACACCTATTTCCATAGTTTGCTTCTGGGGGACTATTTCTAACTACTTTAGCCTGTTAGTCCTAGTCTGCCAGTTATCAGGCATACTATTGGGGAATTTTAGCAACTTTTTTGGTATTCTTCCAGCAAATCGATTAAATCTATCTGACATTTGCTGGGTAACAAATCCGCTAGAGAAACTTGCAGATGACCACCTCCGAGGGTGACTTTTATCTCACGCAGGATAGACATGACTGCATTCTCGCTTAAGCTGTCGTTTTCGAGTAAAGGGAAGACTTTTTCGGCAACGACGCTGTGTAAATGGGCCTCCCGGAGATAGAGATGCCATTTAGCCACGTCAATGTAGATATTGTCGCCGATTTGGGCCGCCAGATTTTCGATGTCCTGAGTTGTGTTAGCCATGGGATGTTACCGAGTAGTTAGCGATCGCCGCTATATAAATCAAATGTCCCACCAATAGGATAGCCCAAATTCCCGTGAACAGATTTAACCAAGTCCAATCGGAGAATTTAATGATATGAAAGAACCACAACCCTGAATTAATCGCTAAAAAACCCGCCACATGAACGGCGAAATTCATGCGATCATCTAAACGTCGGAAAGCGGGATCGTTTTTGCGGTCGGGTTGACGGGGCCAACGGGGAGGCATAAGCAGTGATCATTTATCAATTATCAGTTATCAGTGTACCGTTTTTTTTAGCTAAGTTAAGTTGCCAGAGTGCCTATCCTCACCAAGAAGTTAATTTTGTCCTATTACTTATCTACTGGTGGCGATTTCCACTTCGGGTAAGATTTCTAAAGATAAACGGGTTCTGACAGTGCCAGAAAGACGTTTAAGCAGTTGTGGGCGTAAATCGCGCAGAATATAAATTAATTCGTCTCCTGTGCGCCATTCTTCCCCTTCTGTTACTACCTGTAGGGAATTATCACGACGCAATAGTAGGGGCAGCAGTTCGCCATTTTCGATTAATTTAGTTAATCTGGTCTGTTGTTCGCTCAAATCATCGGCCTTAAAGATAGTTTTACCCAATTTAATCTGATTATCGTCTAAATACTGATTCCATTCCTTGACCGAAAAACTAGGCAGAAAAACCTGATTAACCTTATTTTTATCTGGGTTAGGGGTTCCCGCAAAGGCAGCCAACACCCGGGGGGGATGAAACTCCTCGCCGGCTCTTTGGGCTAAAACCAGATTAACCTCGCTATTATTAGTCAAAACTAGAAAAGTCCCCATGGATTCGATGCCAGCTTCTTGTAGTATTTTTGTATCAAGTGCGCTACTCTGCAGCACCGTCAAACCCTCTTCTTTTGCTTGCTGACAGGCTGCGGCATCCGTATCGATTAAAACCACGGTTTCCCCTTGTTCTTGGAATAAACAACCGATTAAGCGACCTAGGGGATTACAACCGACGATTACTGCCCCTGTTGCCGCAGAAGAAGTGATTTTTAGCCCTTTTGCCACCCAACGCGCCGTTAATCCCTGAATAAAAACGGTCATTAAAATTGTTAAAAAGACTAAAGCTTTGATCGCTTCACCGCCATTAATACCGGCACGGGTGAGTAAAATGGCAAATAAAGAAGCTACAGAGGCGGAAACGATTCCCCTAGGGGCAACCCAAGCGATAAATAGCTTATGTCGCCAATTTAGGTCACTTTTTAGGGTACACAGAGCCACACTCAGGGGACGTACCACCAACATCAAGACTAACACCGTCAGGACGCTGCCCCAACCCAACGCGATGACACTGGCGATCGAAAGATCCGCCGCTAGTAAAATAAACAGTACCGACACGCAAAGAGTGGTTAATTGACCTTTAAAACGCCTTAATAACCGCTCATCGGGAACGGCCGCCGCTTTTAGCACGATTCCCGCCATTACTACCGCCATTAACCCCGATTCACTGCGGCTAAATTGTGATAAACCAAATAATCCCCAGACTCCGGCTAAAACCACGAGATTCTTTAACTCAAAAGTCAGAAAATTGCAAGTTTTTATAATAAAACTTAACAATCCGCCTCCAGCAATGCCGATCGCCGCCCCGATGCCTAAACGCAGGGTTAAACCGGTGATGATTTCCATGGGGCGGGCATGACTATCAATAATCGTATTTAGCACCACTACGGCTAAAATTGCGCCCACAGGGTCGATTAATACCCCTTCTCCTTCCAAAAGCGTCGCCACCCGCCGATCTACGGCTACTTGCTTCAGCAAAGGCCCGATCACTGTCGGACCAGTTACCACCACTAAAGAAGCGTAAAGAAATGCGATCGGCCAGGGAAATTCCCCCAACCAGTGGGCCGCCATACCGCCACCAATGAGAGTGATGGAAGTACCGAGGGTGACAAGATTGCGTAAACTGCCAGAAACTCGCCCTAATTCCCGTCCGCTCAGGCTTAAACCGCCTTCAAATAGGATAATCGCCACAGAGAGAGCAACAAGGACTTCTAAGCCAATTCCCAGACTTTGTGGGTGTAGAATTTCCCAACCATCGGACCCTAAAGCAATCCCAAAAATGAGCAGGAAGACAATACTGGGAACTTTCAGGTATTCGGCAATGACTTGGGCTGTAATCCCCGCCACCACAGTGATGACAATTTGCAGGGTAAGGGCGAAAGATGGATCCATGTTTAGCGATCGGTTATCGGCTATCGAGGCGGGGTTATAGTTGGGGTTTAATCATTCTAATTATAGTTTTGATTCCCGCTCTGGCCCGGTCGGGAGGAAATAAGCATATTCCAGAAAACGGGTTTCTCAAAGAAACCCGTTTTCTAAGCTGGTTTTGGTGGGTAAAATGTATTCTAAGATGCAGTCTTGCGGGCGAGTGAGTGGAACGAACCACTCCAGACACAAAGGACACAAAGATCGCTACTATATAAGTTAAACTTATCACACAAAGAATAAGAGAGACAACTGATTTCAATTAAGAAGCGTTTTATCGGTCTAACTAGCTGGTTATAATTAAATTGAAGATAGATACCCCCTTAATCCTAGGGCTGATTCATTCTCCGAATCTAATTCTTTTTTTTGCTACCTTTAATCGCTTATGAGGTAAGCTAGGGAGCAGGGGAGTACAGGTTTTTGCTCTCATAGTAGGTTGATTCATGAATCAACCTACAAAGCGCGATGTTTTGAAAAATTTTCAGATATTTATTCCGAGAAATCGACTAAAAACGTTGCCAGATAAAAATTTGAGAGAATGACATTTGAGAGAATGAAACGACCCTAAGCTTAATCCCCCCTTAATAAGGGGAGCAGCGATTAAGTTATCTATAAGGGCGTGAACTGTGGGCAAATTTTCAGGTAAACTATCTTCATTTGTTTG
This portion of the Microcystis aeruginosa NIES-2549 genome encodes:
- a CDS encoding cation:proton antiporter: MDPSFALTLQIVITVVAGITAQVIAEYLKVPSIVFLLIFGIALGSDGWEILHPQSLGIGLEVLVALSVAIILFEGGLSLSGRELGRVSGSLRNLVTLGTSITLIGGGMAAHWLGEFPWPIAFLYASLVVVTGPTVIGPLLKQVAVDRRVATLLEGEGVLIDPVGAILAVVVLNTIIDSHARPMEIITGLTLRLGIGAAIGIAGGGLLSFIIKTCNFLTFELKNLVVLAGVWGLFGLSQFSRSESGLMAVVMAGIVLKAAAVPDERLLRRFKGQLTTLCVSVLFILLAADLSIASVIALGWGSVLTVLVLMLVVRPLSVALCTLKSDLNWRHKLFIAWVAPRGIVSASVASLFAILLTRAGINGGEAIKALVFLTILMTVFIQGLTARWVAKGLKITSSAATGAVIVGCNPLGRLIGCLFQEQGETVVLIDTDAAACQQAKEEGLTVLQSSALDTKILQEAGIESMGTFLVLTNNSEVNLVLAQRAGEEFHPPRVLAAFAGTPNPDKNKVNQVFLPSFSVKEWNQYLDDNQIKLGKTIFKADDLSEQQTRLTKLIENGELLPLLLRRDNSLQVVTEGEEWRTGDELIYILRDLRPQLLKRLSGTVRTRLSLEILPEVEIATSR
- a CDS encoding DUF3181 family protein, yielding MANTTQDIENLAAQIGDNIYIDVAKWHLYLREAHLHSVVAEKVFPLLENDSLSENAVMSILREIKVTLGGGHLQVSLADLLPSKCQIDLIDLLEEYQKSC